A segment of the Aridibaculum aurantiacum genome:
TATATAGATGAGTTTTGAGTAGGAGTGAAGAAGTGGCACAACCTGCTATTTTACATATTGCCCAACCGGCAAGCGGTTGGTAATGCTGCGGGCAAGTGTCATCTCATCGGCGTATTCCAGCTCGCCACCAAAGGCTATACCACGGGCTATAGTTGTAATGGTGCAGGTGGTGTGCTGTAGTTTTTTCTGAATATAGTAGATGGTAGTATCGCCTTGTATGTTTGGGTTAAGTGCAAACACCAACTCCTTCACTTCCTCTGTTTGTATCCGTTGAACCAGCGTATCAATGTTCAGCTGGTCGGGGCCAATACCATCAAGCGGTGAGATAACACCGCCTAGTACATGGTAAGTGCCATTGAATTGTTGGGTGCTTTCTATGGCTATCACATCCCTAATGTTTTCAACCACGCAAATGATCTGCTGGTTGCGCATGCTGTTGGCGCAGATAGAACAGATATCGCCGTCGCTGATGTTGGCGCAGCGCTGGCAGAATTTTATCTCCTGCCGCATGCGGCTAATGCTGTCGCCAAACTGCTGTACCGTTTCAGGCTCTTGTTTTAACAAATGCAGCACAAGCCTGAGCGCAGTCTTCTTTCCAATACCCGGAAGTTTGGCAAATTCATTCACTGCATTTTCTAATAAGGAAGACGGGAGCTGCATGGCGTACTATAAAGCGGCAAAAGTAAATAATAGAAGTGGAGCGGGTTGTTAAACGTTGTTCTTCCGGCTAAAGAAGAAGTGTGGTTTAACTACAGGTTTAATGTTTAGCAACGGAAGCCAGCCAGCTGTTCATCAAACTGTA
Coding sequences within it:
- the recR gene encoding recombination mediator RecR, producing the protein MQLPSSLLENAVNEFAKLPGIGKKTALRLVLHLLKQEPETVQQFGDSISRMRQEIKFCQRCANISDGDICSICANSMRNQQIICVVENIRDVIAIESTQQFNGTYHVLGGVISPLDGIGPDQLNIDTLVQRIQTEEVKELVFALNPNIQGDTTIYYIQKKLQHTTCTITTIARGIAFGGELEYADEMTLARSITNRLPVGQYVK